The Bacteroides sp. genome has a window encoding:
- a CDS encoding 30S ribosomal protein S12 methylthiotransferase RimO: LARFERLGVFTYSPEEGTTGYALSDPVPEKEKQHRADQLMELQAEISGALNEEKIGKTFKVLIDRAEGDYFIGRTEFDSPEVDNEVLVEKTPGIRIGHFVNVKINSATDFELFGTAIF, translated from the coding sequence AGCTGGCACGCTTTGAACGCCTTGGCGTGTTCACCTATTCGCCCGAAGAAGGCACCACCGGTTATGCATTGAGCGACCCGGTGCCAGAGAAGGAAAAACAGCACCGTGCCGACCAACTGATGGAACTTCAGGCAGAAATCTCGGGCGCCCTCAATGAAGAAAAGATCGGAAAGACCTTCAAGGTCCTTATCGATAGGGCAGAGGGCGATTATTTTATCGGACGTACCGAATTCGACTCGCCCGAAGTGGACAACGAAGTGCTTGTAGAGAAAACTCCCGGAATCCGGATTGGCCATTTTGTAAACGTAAAGATCAATTCTGCCACAGACTTTGAATTGTTCGGGACGGCAATATTTTGA
- a CDS encoding PaaI family thioesterase, producing the protein MIKPKSTLEEINALNRDTLMGHLGMEYLEIREGYVYARMPVDHRTLQPAGILHGGSSLALAETIGGLGSVFLVDSEQFDVRGSHLSANHLRAGTGNWVFGKATIIHKGRNTHLWNIDIFDEQDQLISSCRLTNFIIKRSIE; encoded by the coding sequence ATGATCAAACCCAAATCAACACTTGAAGAGATCAATGCCCTGAACCGTGACACCCTGATGGGGCATCTTGGGATGGAATACCTTGAGATCAGGGAAGGCTATGTTTATGCCCGCATGCCGGTCGACCACCGGACCCTGCAGCCCGCAGGCATCCTGCACGGCGGCAGCAGCCTGGCACTGGCAGAGACCATTGGCGGTTTGGGTTCTGTTTTCCTTGTCGACAGTGAACAATTTGACGTGCGCGGATCTCACCTCAGCGCCAATCACCTTCGCGCCGGCACCGGCAACTGGGTCTTTGGCAAGGCCACCATCATCCACAAGGGCAGGAATACCCATTTGTGGAATATTGATATTTTTGACGAACAGGATCAGCTCATCTCCAGCTGCCGGCTCACCAACTTTATCATCAAAAGAAGCATCGAATAG